A genomic window from Phycisphaerales bacterium includes:
- the rpsP gene encoding 30S ribosomal protein S16, translated as MVRLRLKRFGRRHTPRYRLNAMDSRSPRNGRVIEELGFFDPTHRDEAQQIHFKTDRVQYWLSVGAQPSETVAGLLKRIGVDPTPGQKYAGAESAGA; from the coding sequence ATGGTTCGTCTTCGTCTCAAGCGTTTCGGCCGGCGCCACACGCCCCGCTATCGCCTTAATGCCATGGATTCCCGCTCGCCCCGCAACGGCCGCGTGATCGAGGAACTCGGTTTCTTCGACCCGACCCACCGCGACGAGGCGCAGCAGATTCACTTCAAGACCGACCGCGTGCAGTACTGGCTCAGCGTCGGCGCGCAGCCCAGTGAGACGGTGGCTGGCCTGCTCAAGCGCATCGGCGTCGATCCCACGCCGGGCCAGAAGTACGCCGGCGCGGAATCGGCTGGCGCCTGA
- the gcvP gene encoding aminomethyl-transferring glycine dehydrogenase gives MINAPESAPVADAGEAILNSTDVFADRHIGPSDDEIGLMLERLGCRTLDELTDAIVPDSIQLGRPLKIEEAQSEFDLIAELRTIAGQNKVNRSFIGMGYHGCITPPVIQRNILENPGWYTQYTPYQAEISQGRLEALLNFQTMIADLTGLPLAGASLLDEATAAAEAMAMCFAIAGGASGTRKSFFVAEHCHPQTIAVVKTRASSMGIRVVVGDPGAVDFSAGLCGLLVQYPTTDGRVADYSKLAEAVHANGALLVVAADPLALALLKPPGEFGADIAVGSTQRFGVPMGAGGPHAAYIATREQYVRRMPGRIIGVSRDATGKPALRMAIQTREQHIKREKATSNICTAQALLAIMAGMYAVYHGPAGLRRIAGRVHALTAALIVGVEQLGHETLGDGPVFDTLRVRLGAGVAASAVHRAAGELGINFRFYSDDTIGITLDETVCPDDVRHILTALTGNAAKPVDVRVDELLAAARSRGLLKLGAFERTSAYLAHPIFNSHHSETEMLRYITKLQSRDLSLAHSMIALGSCTMKLNATSEMVPVTWPEFGNIHPYAPADQMRGYARLFSDLERWLCEITGFAAVSLQPNAGSQGEYAGLLAIRAYHESRGDTRRDVCLIPVSAHGTNPASAVIAGFNVVAVECDRHGNVDLNDLRAKAKAHADRLGALMITYPSTHGVFEPQVKDICAAVHEFGGQVYMDGANMNAQVGLCRPGDIGADVCHLNLHKTFCIPHGGGGPGMGPIGVAQHLVPFLPGNPVTDDGRAVGAVAAAPYGSPSILTISWVYIALMGAAGLRKATQVAMLNANYMASRLKEHYDVLFSGVGGHVAHEFILDFRGFEKTAGIKVEDVAKRLMDYGFHAPTMSFPVPGTLMIEPTESEPKAELDRFCDALIQIREEIRAIEEGKSDKADNPLKHAPHPIQVVAADEWSHTYSREQAAYPAAWLRDAKFWPPVARIDNPYGDRNLICTCPPMSEME, from the coding sequence ATGATCAACGCACCCGAATCCGCCCCCGTCGCCGACGCCGGCGAGGCGATCCTCAATTCGACCGATGTGTTCGCCGACCGGCACATCGGGCCCAGCGACGACGAGATCGGGCTCATGCTCGAGCGCCTCGGCTGCCGCACGCTCGATGAACTGACCGACGCCATCGTGCCGGATTCGATCCAACTCGGCCGGCCGCTGAAGATCGAAGAAGCGCAGAGCGAGTTCGACCTCATCGCCGAGCTGCGCACGATCGCTGGCCAGAACAAGGTGAACCGGTCCTTCATCGGCATGGGCTATCACGGCTGCATCACGCCGCCGGTCATCCAGCGCAACATCCTCGAGAATCCGGGGTGGTATACGCAGTACACGCCGTATCAGGCGGAGATCTCGCAGGGGCGCCTCGAGGCGCTGCTCAACTTTCAGACGATGATCGCGGACCTCACCGGCCTGCCGCTGGCGGGCGCTTCGCTGCTCGACGAGGCGACAGCGGCGGCAGAGGCGATGGCGATGTGCTTTGCCATCGCCGGCGGCGCGTCCGGCACGCGCAAGTCGTTCTTTGTCGCCGAGCATTGTCACCCGCAGACCATCGCGGTGGTCAAGACCCGAGCAAGCTCGATGGGGATTCGCGTTGTGGTGGGCGATCCCGGCGCAGTCGATTTTTCGGCCGGGTTATGCGGCCTGCTGGTTCAGTATCCCACGACGGACGGCCGCGTGGCGGACTATTCGAAACTGGCCGAGGCGGTGCATGCAAACGGTGCTCTGCTCGTGGTGGCGGCCGATCCGCTGGCGCTGGCGCTGCTCAAGCCGCCAGGCGAGTTCGGGGCTGATATTGCCGTAGGAAGCACGCAGCGCTTCGGTGTGCCGATGGGCGCGGGCGGCCCGCACGCCGCGTACATCGCCACGCGCGAGCAGTACGTGCGGCGCATGCCCGGCCGCATTATCGGCGTGTCGCGCGACGCCACGGGAAAGCCGGCCCTGCGCATGGCCATCCAGACGCGCGAGCAGCACATCAAGCGGGAGAAGGCGACGAGCAACATCTGCACGGCCCAGGCGCTGCTGGCCATCATGGCCGGGATGTATGCGGTCTATCACGGGCCGGCAGGGCTGCGGCGCATCGCCGGGCGCGTGCACGCGCTGACGGCGGCGCTGATCGTCGGCGTCGAGCAACTCGGCCACGAGACGCTCGGCGACGGCCCCGTGTTCGACACGCTGCGCGTGCGATTGGGTGCAGGCGTCGCGGCGTCTGCGGTGCACAGGGCCGCTGGCGAACTGGGCATCAACTTCCGCTTCTACAGCGACGACACGATCGGCATCACGCTTGACGAAACGGTCTGCCCCGATGACGTTCGCCACATCCTCACGGCTTTGACCGGCAACGCGGCCAAACCCGTCGATGTGCGCGTTGACGAACTGCTCGCCGCCGCACGCAGCCGCGGTCTGCTCAAACTCGGCGCCTTCGAGCGCACGAGCGCGTATTTGGCGCACCCCATCTTCAACTCGCACCACAGTGAAACGGAGATGCTGCGCTACATCACCAAACTGCAGTCGCGCGACCTGTCGCTGGCGCATTCGATGATCGCGCTGGGCTCATGCACGATGAAGCTCAATGCGACCAGCGAGATGGTGCCCGTGACCTGGCCCGAGTTTGGCAACATCCATCCGTACGCACCGGCCGACCAGATGCGCGGCTACGCGCGGCTGTTCAGCGACCTCGAACGCTGGCTGTGCGAAATTACGGGTTTTGCCGCCGTCTCGCTCCAGCCGAACGCGGGCTCGCAGGGCGAGTATGCGGGCTTGCTCGCCATCCGCGCCTATCACGAGTCGCGCGGCGACACGCGGCGCGACGTCTGCCTCATCCCCGTTTCCGCGCATGGGACCAATCCGGCCAGCGCCGTCATCGCGGGCTTCAACGTCGTGGCCGTCGAGTGCGACCGGCATGGCAACGTCGATCTCAATGACCTGCGCGCCAAGGCGAAGGCACACGCCGACCGCCTCGGGGCGCTGATGATCACCTATCCATCCACGCACGGCGTGTTCGAGCCTCAGGTCAAGGACATCTGCGCCGCGGTGCACGAGTTCGGCGGGCAGGTGTACATGGACGGGGCGAACATGAACGCGCAGGTCGGCCTGTGCCGCCCGGGCGACATCGGCGCGGACGTGTGCCACCTCAACCTGCACAAGACCTTCTGCATTCCGCACGGCGGCGGCGGTCCGGGCATGGGGCCCATCGGCGTCGCCCAGCACCTCGTGCCCTTCCTGCCCGGCAATCCGGTGACCGATGACGGCCGCGCGGTCGGCGCCGTGGCCGCGGCTCCCTACGGCAGCCCGAGCATCCTGACGATTTCGTGGGTCTACATCGCGCTGATGGGCGCCGCGGGGCTTCGCAAGGCCACGCAGGTGGCGATGCTCAACGCCAACTACATGGCCAGCCGCCTCAAGGAGCACTACGACGTGCTCTTCAGCGGCGTGGGCGGGCACGTGGCCCACGAGTTCATCCTCGATTTCCGAGGCTTTGAGAAGACTGCCGGCATCAAGGTCGAAGACGTCGCCAAGCGGCTCATGGACTACGGCTTCCACGCGCCGACGATGAGCTTCCCCGTGCCCGGCACGCTCATGATCGAGCCGACCGAGAGCGAGCCCAAGGCCGAACTCGATCGCTTCTGCGATGCGCTGATTCAGATCCGCGAAGAGATTCGCGCGATCGAAGAGGGCAAATCAGACAAGGCCGACAACCCGCTCAAGCACGCGCCGCACCCGATCCAGGTCGTCGCCGCCGACGAGTGGAGTCACACGTACAGCCGCGAGCAGGCGGCGTACCCCGCCGCGTGGCTGCGCGACGCGAAGTTCTGGCCCCCGGTGGCGCGGATTGACAATCCCTACGGGGATCGAAATCTCATCTGCACCTGCCCGCCGATGAGTGAGATGGAGTGA
- a CDS encoding HEAT repeat domain-containing protein, with amino-acid sequence MMAQRWLISIVGISAVAAFVLSGCAPTAGVPVIGPEYQSLSSDIAGQRDLRRRAIRYLNEMRKDEYALYRANAIEALQADPELGKVAAREGLEDANLAVRFVAAMAIGQHQYSDAAPLVHALLSDESASVRAAAAFALKRNGTNVNLGLLAEMLEGDDPRAAGNAALVLGELGDPSALPLLRESIDFHSPHTTPPQQRIVQLQIAEAMAKLGDPFAIARIRAELYSRQPEHGEIMALAATMLGQLDATRTIGDLRNIVAMWRQYRHSAEVRLAALTSLAQLGEPQPIELVLEYLGPGFRDSTSSSAVAIQSQAAHALGEYPAPQALPHLARLFDSSTQLLVRLQAAASILRLTEPLGPGEGLTETDGGLLTPDDLQ; translated from the coding sequence GTGATGGCGCAGCGTTGGTTGATTTCGATCGTCGGAATCTCGGCCGTTGCAGCGTTCGTTCTCAGCGGCTGCGCTCCCACGGCGGGTGTACCCGTGATCGGCCCTGAGTATCAGTCGCTGAGCAGCGACATCGCCGGCCAGCGCGATCTGCGCCGCCGCGCGATCAGGTATCTCAACGAGATGCGCAAAGACGAGTATGCGCTCTACCGCGCCAACGCGATCGAAGCGCTGCAGGCCGACCCGGAACTCGGCAAAGTCGCCGCCCGCGAGGGGCTTGAAGACGCCAACCTCGCCGTGCGCTTTGTCGCGGCGATGGCCATCGGTCAGCACCAGTATTCCGATGCGGCGCCGCTTGTGCACGCCCTGCTCAGCGATGAATCCGCCTCGGTGCGCGCGGCCGCGGCCTTTGCGCTCAAGCGCAACGGCACGAACGTGAACCTCGGCCTGCTGGCGGAGATGCTCGAGGGCGACGACCCGCGCGCCGCCGGCAACGCGGCGCTCGTGCTGGGCGAATTGGGAGACCCCAGCGCGCTGCCCCTGCTGCGCGAGTCGATCGACTTCCACTCGCCGCACACGACACCGCCGCAGCAGCGCATCGTGCAACTCCAGATCGCCGAGGCCATGGCCAAACTCGGCGATCCGTTTGCGATTGCGCGCATCCGGGCTGAGTTGTACTCGCGCCAGCCCGAGCACGGCGAGATCATGGCGCTCGCGGCGACAATGCTCGGCCAACTCGACGCCACCCGAACAATCGGCGACCTGCGCAATATCGTCGCGATGTGGCGCCAGTATCGGCACAGCGCCGAAGTCCGCCTTGCCGCGCTCACGTCGCTGGCCCAGCTGGGCGAGCCCCAGCCGATCGAACTCGTGCTCGAATATCTCGGCCCGGGTTTCCGGGATTCGACCAGTTCTTCGGCGGTGGCCATCCAGAGTCAGGCGGCCCACGCGCTGGGCGAATACCCCGCGCCGCAGGCCCTGCCCCACCTGGCCCGGCTCTTTGATTCCAGCACCCAACTGCTGGTCAGGCTGCAGGCGGCAGCGTCGATCCTGCGGCTCACCGAGCCTCTGGGGCCGGGCGAGGGCCTGACGGAAACCGACGGGGGCCTGTTGACACCGGATGACTTGCAGTGA
- a CDS encoding sulfotransferase, producing the protein MSMERADHTFVFIAGLHRSGTSLLAKCLADHPATSGFHDTGVPEDEGQHLQTVFPRASRYGGPGGFGFAPQMHLTESSPEVSDANRDKLWQEWSRHWDLSRTHLVEKSPPNLIKSRFLQAMFPNSLFVFILRHPVAVAGATKKWKRRTPLHRLVEHWIVCHEIMLGDLPHLKRYTIFHYEDFVAQPRRTLDSTFRFLGLEPAAATREIRSNVNESYLAQWEAWRQEFFAGRSIRKAERLYEERLNKLGYSLCEPRREVRSAWSLESQPLESAAT; encoded by the coding sequence ATGAGCATGGAGAGGGCTGACCACACGTTTGTGTTCATCGCGGGACTTCATCGCAGCGGGACCTCCCTGCTTGCCAAGTGCCTCGCCGACCATCCCGCGACCTCCGGCTTCCACGACACCGGCGTGCCCGAGGACGAAGGCCAGCACCTGCAGACCGTCTTCCCCCGCGCCAGCCGCTACGGCGGGCCGGGCGGGTTCGGCTTTGCGCCGCAGATGCATCTCACCGAGTCTTCGCCCGAGGTGAGCGACGCCAATCGCGACAAGCTCTGGCAGGAGTGGTCGCGCCACTGGGACCTGAGCCGCACGCACCTCGTCGAGAAGTCGCCGCCCAATCTCATCAAGTCCCGCTTCCTTCAGGCGATGTTTCCCAACTCGCTGTTCGTGTTCATTCTCCGCCACCCGGTCGCCGTCGCGGGCGCCACCAAGAAGTGGAAACGCCGCACGCCGCTGCACCGGCTCGTCGAGCACTGGATCGTCTGCCACGAGATCATGCTCGGCGACCTGCCCCACCTCAAGCGCTACACGATCTTCCACTACGAAGATTTCGTCGCCCAGCCGCGCCGCACGCTCGACAGCACTTTCCGGTTCCTCGGCCTGGAGCCCGCTGCGGCCACGCGCGAGATCCGCAGCAACGTGAACGAGTCGTACCTGGCGCAGTGGGAGGCGTGGCGTCAGGAGTTCTTCGCCGGCCGAAGCATCCGCAAAGCCGAGCGTCTCTACGAGGAGCGGCTCAACAAACTCGGCTACAGCCTCTGCGAGCCGCGGCGCGAAGTTCGCAGCGCCTGGTCGCTCGAGTCGCAACCGCTGGAATCAGCCGCCACCTGA
- a CDS encoding M28 family peptidase, protein MTRAHHCSSTRRLLFALSLLALPLLHAGPGATALAQAPATEAATPGPVVTDGWIDAQGDVDIPAILQSLDPDVRAYMAHITTLANPFFEGRSPDTHGNRVAADYIEFWFRHFGLQPAFPEYDSEGNVLGDADAWVSYRQPFDMPGGMEATRQELALVDGSGEKTTFTAGREFSALGVGQGEVGAPLAFVGYGIASGPDGQDHYGEIDLTGRIALLLRFEPSDAQGNSKWNDGKPEWTANASLETKLLEAARRGAAGIILVNPPGTFDGRASELMTAEESTWRRAGVPVVQMSIPAAERLVGQVAGKSLRELKREADEDSFKAANLDDRFTVSIATTLDRKHNWTDNVGGIIRGRGDLADEWIIIGAHYDHVGYGRFGSMAGRTAEGIIHPGADDNGSGTSAVLVLADRLSKAYAQLPADANMRSVLLMTFSAEESGLNGSRYYTRHPTLTAEQVNIMLNLDMVGRLRDNSLEVSGVGSATQLAEIVQPYFDESGLRIVSQQTGSGPSDHASFNAVGIPVLFFFTGLHPQYHRPADVASLINPVGAVKIVDLAQQIALEFARRPERLEYQKTSGGFRLDMLEQPPGAQAPAQPEPPTEPMPRVTVRLGIQPEYNAQGIGVHLAGVSDDTPAQAAGLQGGDVILSWNGSPVADIRALMTELAKHKPGDEVNLGVKRGEEMLEIKVKLAASDG, encoded by the coding sequence ATGACCCGCGCCCATCACTGTTCAAGCACCCGCCGCCTTCTCTTCGCTCTGAGCCTGCTGGCGCTGCCGCTGCTCCATGCTGGACCGGGCGCCACGGCCCTGGCGCAGGCGCCGGCCACCGAAGCGGCGACACCCGGCCCGGTCGTGACGGACGGCTGGATCGATGCGCAGGGTGATGTGGACATCCCCGCCATCCTGCAGTCGCTCGATCCCGATGTCCGCGCCTACATGGCTCACATCACCACGCTGGCCAACCCATTCTTCGAAGGTCGCTCCCCTGACACGCACGGCAACCGCGTGGCGGCCGACTACATCGAGTTCTGGTTCCGCCACTTCGGCCTGCAGCCCGCCTTTCCGGAATATGACAGCGAAGGCAACGTCCTCGGCGACGCCGACGCCTGGGTCTCCTACCGCCAGCCCTTCGACATGCCCGGCGGCATGGAGGCGACGCGCCAGGAACTGGCCCTCGTGGACGGTTCGGGCGAGAAGACGACGTTCACGGCCGGCCGGGAGTTCAGCGCCCTGGGTGTCGGTCAGGGCGAAGTCGGAGCGCCTCTCGCGTTCGTGGGCTACGGAATCGCATCCGGTCCGGACGGGCAGGATCACTACGGCGAGATCGACCTGACCGGCCGCATCGCCCTGCTCCTTCGCTTTGAGCCCAGCGACGCCCAGGGCAACAGCAAGTGGAACGACGGCAAACCCGAGTGGACGGCCAACGCCTCGCTGGAAACGAAGTTGCTTGAAGCAGCGCGCCGCGGAGCGGCCGGCATCATCCTCGTCAACCCGCCGGGCACCTTCGACGGCCGGGCGAGCGAGCTGATGACGGCCGAGGAATCAACCTGGCGCCGCGCTGGGGTTCCGGTCGTGCAGATGTCCATCCCCGCGGCCGAGCGGCTCGTGGGGCAGGTGGCCGGGAAGAGCCTGCGCGAACTCAAGCGCGAGGCGGACGAAGACTCCTTCAAGGCCGCGAACCTCGATGATCGCTTCACCGTCTCCATCGCCACGACGCTCGATCGCAAGCACAACTGGACGGACAACGTCGGCGGCATCATCCGCGGCCGCGGCGATCTCGCCGACGAGTGGATCATCATCGGCGCCCACTACGACCACGTCGGCTATGGCCGCTTTGGCAGCATGGCCGGCCGCACGGCCGAAGGCATCATCCATCCCGGCGCCGATGACAACGGCTCGGGGACGTCGGCGGTGCTCGTGCTCGCCGATCGGCTGAGCAAGGCCTACGCCCAGTTGCCCGCCGACGCAAATATGCGCTCGGTGCTGCTCATGACTTTCTCGGCCGAGGAATCGGGATTGAACGGCTCGCGCTACTACACGCGCCACCCGACGCTGACGGCCGAACAGGTCAACATCATGCTCAACCTGGACATGGTCGGCCGGCTGCGCGACAACAGCCTCGAGGTAAGCGGCGTAGGCAGCGCGACGCAACTGGCGGAGATTGTCCAGCCGTACTTCGATGAGAGCGGCCTGCGCATCGTGAGCCAGCAGACCGGCAGCGGGCCCAGCGACCACGCGAGTTTCAACGCCGTGGGCATTCCGGTTCTGTTCTTCTTCACCGGCCTGCACCCGCAGTACCACCGTCCGGCGGATGTGGCGTCGCTCATCAACCCGGTCGGCGCCGTCAAGATCGTCGATCTCGCCCAGCAGATCGCGCTGGAGTTCGCCAGGCGGCCCGAGAGACTCGAGTACCAGAAGACCAGCGGCGGCTTCCGGCTGGACATGCTCGAACAGCCTCCGGGCGCCCAGGCCCCGGCGCAACCCGAGCCGCCGACCGAGCCGATGCCGCGCGTTACGGTGAGGCTGGGCATCCAGCCCGAGTACAACGCCCAGGGAATCGGAGTGCATCTCGCGGGCGTGTCCGATGACACCCCGGCGCAGGCCGCAGGCCTGCAGGGGGGCGATGTGATCTTGAGTTGGAACGGTTCGCCCGTGGCCGATATCCGCGCGCTCATGACCGAACTGGCCAAACACAAGCCCGGAGACGAAGTAAATCTGGGCGTCAAACGCGGCGAAGAAATGCTGGAGATCAAGGTGAAACTTGCGGCCAGCGACGGCTGA
- the trmD gene encoding tRNA (guanosine(37)-N1)-methyltransferase TrmD, with amino-acid sequence MRIDVLSLFPEMFAPVLSASIPGRAHAAGLVEFNLVNIRDYTENKHQKVDDRPFGGGPGMVMMCQPVWDAVLAAERLDPRPATRILLTPQGRPLSQDIVADLATRQRLLLIAGHYEGIDERVIEELRPMELSIGDYVLSGGELPALVLIDAIVRLLPGALGHEESAEQDSFAVSEGGQQLLDCPHYTRPREWRGREVPEILLSGDHGEVDRWRMEQRKTRTAERRPDLLKGNKDTAT; translated from the coding sequence ATGCGGATTGATGTGCTGAGCCTGTTTCCGGAGATGTTTGCGCCGGTCCTCAGCGCGTCGATTCCCGGGCGGGCTCACGCGGCGGGACTCGTTGAATTCAACCTCGTCAACATTCGAGACTACACGGAGAACAAGCATCAGAAAGTGGATGATCGCCCCTTCGGAGGCGGCCCAGGCATGGTGATGATGTGCCAGCCGGTGTGGGATGCGGTGCTCGCCGCCGAGCGGCTCGACCCCCGGCCGGCCACACGAATCCTCCTCACCCCGCAGGGCCGGCCCCTGTCGCAGGACATCGTGGCCGACCTTGCGACGCGGCAGCGGCTGCTGCTCATCGCCGGGCACTACGAAGGCATCGACGAACGGGTGATCGAAGAATTGCGGCCGATGGAACTGAGCATTGGCGACTACGTGCTCAGCGGCGGCGAACTTCCGGCTCTGGTCCTCATCGACGCCATCGTGCGACTCCTGCCCGGAGCGCTGGGCCACGAAGAGTCAGCCGAGCAGGACAGTTTCGCAGTATCGGAAGGCGGACAGCAGTTGCTCGACTGTCCGCACTACACCAGGCCCCGCGAGTGGCGCGGGCGGGAAGTGCCGGAGATTCTCCTCAGCGGTGACCACGGCGAGGTGGATCGATGGCGGATGGAGCAGCGAAAGACACGGACGGCCGAGCGACGGCCGGATCTGCTCAAAGGAAACAAAGACACGGCGACATGA
- a CDS encoding O-antigen ligase family protein, with protein MLTTASTGRDLRQWLFIALLFVPIFGLIFLLGVFVGRSADPVFPTVLCFAIIATIGSIIALGLEFRIGIYIIMLLVMWDRLQTFGEAGTVSGTKIAIGLTIIFLLAAILGDQLRGWSKKLGDPLIILGVLFLICCLAGVPFMPHPELATEFINRRLNVVALMGILILAVADRDVFHRCVLCLVIGGTLVAIATTSEMITGVGLLERFGKSNVESSTNVLGSFGGTLRVIGPSGDPVRYSLAQSIPGALAFGLLLYYRRWWQKALLVVALLFIGVNIAATGSRGGALAFSVASLIVFLTCPVKHRFAKLLFVAVVVVSALAIISTTGADIAAQRIADPTEANRTVIWRLAMWRMAYQMFLDHPIVGIGTNAWGIYYNIYRDPEAPASYLRVHSAFLQLLAENGLQGMLVYIGFYVAAAGSAYCAALGTFDRRLKFEATAIASTTFGLFVGAGTSNVLENELYFIVFGLCGAAYYVYLREAQGGFVPPTDLLEPSAQVRRERHLRRIDRSRFRFGR; from the coding sequence ATGCTCACAACAGCTTCAACTGGAAGAGACCTACGGCAGTGGCTGTTCATTGCACTGCTGTTCGTTCCGATCTTCGGATTGATCTTCCTGCTGGGTGTTTTCGTCGGCCGGTCTGCCGATCCGGTCTTCCCGACGGTCCTTTGCTTTGCCATCATCGCCACCATCGGATCGATCATCGCGCTCGGTCTGGAGTTCCGCATCGGCATCTACATCATCATGCTGCTCGTGATGTGGGACCGGCTGCAGACATTTGGCGAAGCGGGGACCGTCAGCGGCACCAAGATCGCCATTGGTCTGACCATCATCTTCCTCCTGGCGGCGATCCTGGGAGATCAACTGCGAGGGTGGTCGAAGAAGCTGGGCGATCCGCTCATCATCCTCGGCGTGCTGTTTCTGATCTGCTGTCTTGCCGGCGTCCCATTCATGCCGCACCCGGAACTCGCCACAGAGTTCATCAACCGCCGCCTGAACGTGGTGGCGCTGATGGGAATCCTGATTCTCGCGGTCGCCGATCGTGACGTCTTCCATCGATGCGTGCTGTGCCTGGTCATCGGCGGCACGCTCGTGGCCATCGCCACGACGAGCGAGATGATCACCGGCGTCGGTCTGCTCGAACGATTTGGCAAGTCGAACGTTGAAAGTTCGACGAACGTTCTCGGCAGTTTCGGCGGCACGCTTCGCGTCATCGGTCCGTCCGGCGACCCCGTCCGCTACAGCCTCGCTCAGAGCATTCCCGGCGCGCTGGCGTTCGGACTCCTGCTCTACTATCGCCGATGGTGGCAGAAAGCGCTGCTCGTTGTGGCGTTGCTCTTTATCGGCGTCAACATCGCCGCCACGGGATCTCGCGGAGGCGCGCTCGCGTTTAGCGTCGCCAGTCTGATCGTCTTCCTCACGTGTCCGGTGAAGCATCGATTCGCGAAGCTGCTGTTTGTCGCCGTCGTGGTGGTCTCCGCCTTGGCGATCATCTCCACCACCGGAGCGGATATCGCTGCCCAGCGAATTGCCGATCCGACCGAGGCGAACCGCACCGTCATCTGGCGTCTGGCGATGTGGCGGATGGCGTACCAGATGTTCCTCGATCATCCCATCGTCGGCATCGGAACCAACGCCTGGGGCATTTACTACAACATCTACCGTGATCCCGAGGCGCCGGCGTCCTACCTGCGCGTTCACAGCGCCTTCCTGCAGCTGCTTGCCGAAAACGGATTGCAGGGGATGCTCGTCTACATCGGCTTCTACGTCGCCGCAGCCGGAAGTGCGTACTGCGCCGCCCTGGGCACGTTCGACCGGCGCCTCAAGTTCGAGGCCACAGCGATTGCTTCCACCACGTTCGGACTGTTCGTCGGTGCAGGCACTTCAAACGTGCTGGAGAACGAACTCTACTTCATCGTCTTCGGCCTCTGCGGCGCGGCGTACTACGTCTACCTGCGCGAGGCTCAGGGCGGATTCGTCCCCCCCACGGATCTTCTTGAACCATCCGCGCAGGTACGTCGGGAGCGACACCTTCGCCGGATCGATCGTTCGCGGTTTCGTTTTGGGCGGTGA
- the rplS gene encoding 50S ribosomal protein L19: MNQQQLLASVVEKQIKTDLPEITIGDTIDVHRRIIEGEKERIQVYQGVLIARNGSGINESITVRRIVSNSGVELVIPLNSPRIAKIELVRRGDARRSKLYFLRERVGKKRRLRDQRRGLQRPGDAEAETGAEAPAAAAGE; encoded by the coding sequence ATGAACCAGCAGCAACTCCTCGCCAGCGTGGTTGAGAAACAGATCAAGACCGATCTTCCCGAGATCACCATCGGCGACACCATCGACGTGCACCGCCGCATCATCGAGGGCGAGAAAGAGCGCATCCAGGTCTACCAGGGCGTGCTCATCGCGCGCAACGGCAGCGGGATCAACGAGTCGATCACGGTCCGCCGCATCGTCTCGAACTCGGGCGTGGAACTGGTGATCCCGCTCAACTCGCCGCGCATCGCCAAGATTGAACTGGTCCGCCGCGGCGACGCCCGTCGATCGAAGCTGTACTTCCTCCGCGAGCGCGTCGGCAAGAAGCGCCGCCTCCGCGACCAGCGCCGCGGATTGCAGCGCCCCGGCGACGCGGAAGCCGAGACCGGCGCCGAAGCCCCGGCCGCCGCAGCTGGCGAGTGA